GCAGCGGATGCAGTGGGCAATTCGTCTTGGACGGGCAGATTAGGAGTGCAGCGGAACTGTTGCAAGCTGGCACTGTCTTATCTGACCGCAAACGGAACCCCATGCGGTGCTCAGTCAATGGAAGGTGAGACGGCAAGAGCGGGAATCTGCCCCGGCCGCCTGCAATTTGTGCGTAAAGCCGACCCACCGGTTTCAGGGATAAAGCCCCGAGGACGGGGAACTACCAGCGCCGCTGACAGCTGTAGCGTCAGCCAGCGGGCATTATCACCGGAACAGAACATGACCGATAGCAAACACTCCAATCCCGAGCCGGCCGATACCGTCGGCGCGCAGGAATCCAGCGCCGCGCCGGAATCGGCACAACAGAAGCCGCAGAAAGAAAGCCTGCTGGGCAATCTGCTGCTCAACATTGTTATCCCCACCCTGATTCTCACCAAACTCTCCGGTGACCACTGGCTGGGCGCCAAATGGGCAATTGTAGTGGCCCTGGCCTTCCCCCTGATTTACGGTGCCCGCGATCTGATCCGCTCCGGCAAGGTCAACTTTTTCTCAGCGCTCGGGGTCATCAGTATTCTGCTTACCGGCAGCATGAGCCTGCTGGAGCTGGACGCCAAGTACATCGCCATCAAGGAAGCGGCCATTCCCGGCCTGCTGGGCATTGCCACCATTGTTTCGCTGTATACCCGCTGGCCCCTGGTACGCACCCTGATTTACAACGAGCGTATTCTGGATACCGCGAAAATCGCCCGCAGCCTTCAGTCCAACGGCAACGAGTCTGCCTTCGATCGCACCCTGCAACAGGCATCCTGGATGATTGCCGGCTCGTTTTTTGTGTCCTCGGCACTGAACTACATCCTTGCCGAAGTACTGCTGAAAAGCCCTCCGGGCACCGAGGCGTTCAACGAAGAGTTGGGCAAAATGACCGCCCTCAGCTTCCCGGTGATCGCCCTGCCGGCCACCATTATCCTGATGCTGGTGCTGTTTTTCCTGTTCCGCAGAATCGGCAAGCTCACCGGCCTCAAACTGGAAGAGATCGTCGTGCAGCAGTAACCGCGAGAGCGAA
This is a stretch of genomic DNA from Microbulbifer bruguierae. It encodes these proteins:
- a CDS encoding VC0807 family protein codes for the protein MTDSKHSNPEPADTVGAQESSAAPESAQQKPQKESLLGNLLLNIVIPTLILTKLSGDHWLGAKWAIVVALAFPLIYGARDLIRSGKVNFFSALGVISILLTGSMSLLELDAKYIAIKEAAIPGLLGIATIVSLYTRWPLVRTLIYNERILDTAKIARSLQSNGNESAFDRTLQQASWMIAGSFFVSSALNYILAEVLLKSPPGTEAFNEELGKMTALSFPVIALPATIILMLVLFFLFRRIGKLTGLKLEEIVVQQ